ATATGAAAAAAATCCAAGTATAATTGTAGAATCTATTAGAGAAAGAAATGGTGTCTACAAGAAAATAGCTCATAGAGATGGAAAAATTTATGGAGCTATTATCCAAGGTGATCTTTCTTATACTGGTGTTTTAACTCAATTAATCAGATTAGGGATTGATTTTTCAAAAATTAAAAAATCTATTTTCAACATTGACTATTCTGATTTTTTCAATATAAATTCAGAACTAGAATTTGAATACAAAAATTAAAATAAAGGAGAATTATAATGATTAAAGAGACAATTGATAGGTTGGAGCGTTTCCCTGTAGGAGCTATTGCTACAACTGTCGGGGCGGCTACTCTTGCCAATGCCTTTTTATTACTAAATTTTACATATCTTAGAAACATATTTATGATTATTGGAATAGTGGTTTTTATTTTAGCCACAATTAAAATTTTTAGACACAAGGAAGCTTTTTTAGCAGAGTATAGTAATACTATTCCAGCTAGTTTATATGGAACATATTCAATGTTAGCAATGATTATTGGAGCATTTTTACTTCCATATAGTGCTTTTTTAGGAAAAAACCTTTGGTTATTTGGTGTGTTTTTTCATGCCTTTGCCATATGTATTTTTACCTATAGAAATGTTATCAAAAACTTTAAAATTGATACATTTGTACCTAGTTGGTTTGTAACTTATAATGGAATAATGGTTTCTATTGTTGTAGGAGGAGCTATGAATGAACCTACAATTTCAAAATATGTTTTAATTTATGGAATTTCAGTATTTTTCATTATAATTCCATTTATGATTAGAAGACTTATTATAAAACCTTTGCCTGATATGGTTTATCATACAAAAGCCATTTTACTTGCACCTTCTAGTCTTTGTTCTATTGGATATTTAAATGTTGTAAAAGAGCCTAATTTATACTTTGCTTTTTTCCTTTACGCTATTGTTTTTGTAACACTAATTTCAATACTTTTAAGTATCCCTAAATTTTTTAGTTTTGATTTCCACCCTGGTTTTGCAGGAACAACCTTCCCAATGGCCGTTGGAACAGTGGCATCATTTAGATTTAGTGCTTATTTAGCTAGTATAAATCTTCTAGAATATTCAAATATTATTAGAAATATTGCAGGTATTCAACTTTATGTTACAACAGGAATAATCATATTTGTATTTTATAATTTCTTAAAAAAAATTAAACCTACAGTTTAAAAAAAAGCTTGAGTCCAACGACTCAAGCTTTTTTAAATCTCTATAGCTACTCCAAAATGATCTGAAATTATCTTTTTATTTTCTCCATTGAAAATTACTTCGCTTCTTTTTATTTCACACTTTTCATTTGTAAAAATAAAATCTATTCTTTTGGGGTTAGTACACTTTCCTTCCCAGCCTGCGATAACTCCAGGTACAGTTACTCCACTGTCCTTTTCCAATGCATCTAAATACGTATCTCTAAGATTTTTTCCCATTAAATAATCATACCCTTCCCCTTTTACATTGGCATCATTATTAAAATCTCCCATTAGAAAATATCTATTTCCTCTTTTAGTTGCAAATTCAATTAACTCATCTAACTGATTTTCAAAAGGATTATCCAAATCTTTCCACCATCCCATATGGCAACAGTAAAAATCTATTCTCTCTCCTGAAACTATCTTTGACACTAAAGTAAATTTTCTAGTTTTCCAAAAACTTGTATCTTTTGTTTTCCCTATAAACTCTCCCAAATCCTCTTCTGCTTCCCCTTTAAAAAGAATCCCTGTTCCTTCATGAAATATATCATATCCAACATGATGATAATCCCATCTATAATTATACTGAGCTCCTAAAGTTTTTAGCTCTTTACAAAGTAAATCAATAAAGTTTCCTTCTCTTATATCTCCATATAAAACTTTCTCTTCTATCAATTGATTCACTTCTTGTAGAGCTATAACTTCATAGCCCTCTTCAGCTATTACTTTAGCCAAGTATTTCATCTTATTAATTTGATCCTTTTCCTGCCAAGAGTGACAGTTTAATGTCAGTAGTTTCATTTTAAAATTTATCTCCCTAATATATCAATTATTTTACATTTTAGTATATCTGCTTTAGGTCCATATATAGCTTGAACTCCACAGTCTTTTATTATTAAACCTATAGAACCTGTTTTTTTCCATAAATTTTTATCTCCAACTACACCTGAGTCTTTTACTGTTACTCTAAGTCTTGTCATACACGCATCAACTTCAACAATATTTTCGCTACCACCTAAAAGTTCTATAATTCTAACTGGAATCTCTTCATGTTTTTCTGAAGATACTTTTTCGCTAACTTCCTCTTCTTCATCAATATAATTTCCTTTTCTACCAGGTGTTGGTAAATCATATTTTTTTATAATAACATTAAATAACCAGTAGTTTGCAAAGAAGAATCCTCCACTAACAACAACAAAGTTTATTAAATCTTTATAAAGTCCAGCTTTCATCATTAAAGGAATACGTGATAGTAATTCTAAGAATCCAAAAGAGTGAACTCTTAAAGAGATAATATCTACAAGTGCAAAAGCCAGCCCTGTTAAAATTGCATAAGCCACATATAAAACTGGAGCTACGAACATAAACATAAATTCAATTGGCTCTGTTACCCCTGTTAAAAATACTGCTAACATAGATGAAATGAATATTGTCTTATACTGAGCTTTTTTATCGCTATCAACATTATTTAACATAGCTAGTCCAATTCCTAAAAGTGAAGCTGTTGAAAGTATAACTTGACCAGCTTTAAATCTTGCTGGAACAACTGTTTCTAAAAGATTTTTGTATCCTTCTATGTTTCCAGCTGTTTTTAAATTGTTTAAATCTGTTATCCAAGCTAACCATATTGGATCTTGTCCTGCTATTGTACTTCCCACTGCTGTTCCTGTTAAAACTTGATATGTTCCTCCAAGCTCTGTATAGTTCATTGGAATTGTTAACATATGATGTAATCCAAATGGAAGAAGTAATCTTTCCAATGCTCCATATATAAATGGTGCTATTACTGGTGCAGTATTTCTAGATGTTGCAATCCACTCACCGAAACTATTTAATCCCCATTGAACAAAAGGCCATACTAAAGCTAAAACAGTCGCCATTACAAACGATCCAAATATAACTACAAATGGTACAAATCTTTTTCCATTGAAAAATGCTAAAGATTTTGG
The genomic region above belongs to Candidatus Cetobacterium colombiensis and contains:
- a CDS encoding TDT family transporter — encoded protein: MIKETIDRLERFPVGAIATTVGAATLANAFLLLNFTYLRNIFMIIGIVVFILATIKIFRHKEAFLAEYSNTIPASLYGTYSMLAMIIGAFLLPYSAFLGKNLWLFGVFFHAFAICIFTYRNVIKNFKIDTFVPSWFVTYNGIMVSIVVGGAMNEPTISKYVLIYGISVFFIIIPFMIRRLIIKPLPDMVYHTKAILLAPSSLCSIGYLNVVKEPNLYFAFFLYAIVFVTLISILLSIPKFFSFDFHPGFAGTTFPMAVGTVASFRFSAYLASINLLEYSNIIRNIAGIQLYVTTGIIIFVFYNFLKKIKPTV
- a CDS encoding PTS transporter subunit IIBC, which produces MKKKSLVSFDFWQKLGKALIVVIAVMPAAGLMVSIGKLLGTSGLSMIGRIIEDMGWGVIVNLNILFAAAIGGSWAKEKAGGAFAGVIAFILTNRITGAIFGVNAAMLGNSETVIRSLTGQELLVKNYFTMVMGAPALNMGVFVGILSGFLGAVLFNKYQNFDRLPKSLAFFNGKRFVPFVVIFGSFVMATVLALVWPFVQWGLNSFGEWIATSRNTAPVIAPFIYGALERLLLPFGLHHMLTIPMNYTELGGTYQVLTGTAVGSTIAGQDPIWLAWITDLNNLKTAGNIEGYKNLLETVVPARFKAGQVILSTASLLGIGLAMLNNVDSDKKAQYKTIFISSMLAVFLTGVTEPIEFMFMFVAPVLYVAYAILTGLAFALVDIISLRVHSFGFLELLSRIPLMMKAGLYKDLINFVVVSGGFFFANYWLFNVIIKKYDLPTPGRKGNYIDEEEEVSEKVSSEKHEEIPVRIIELLGGSENIVEVDACMTRLRVTVKDSGVVGDKNLWKKTGSIGLIIKDCGVQAIYGPKADILKCKIIDILGR
- a CDS encoding endonuclease/exonuclease/phosphatase family protein; amino-acid sequence: MKLLTLNCHSWQEKDQINKMKYLAKVIAEEGYEVIALQEVNQLIEEKVLYGDIREGNFIDLLCKELKTLGAQYNYRWDYHHVGYDIFHEGTGILFKGEAEEDLGEFIGKTKDTSFWKTRKFTLVSKIVSGERIDFYCCHMGWWKDLDNPFENQLDELIEFATKRGNRYFLMGDFNNDANVKGEGYDYLMGKNLRDTYLDALEKDSGVTVPGVIAGWEGKCTNPKRIDFIFTNEKCEIKRSEVIFNGENKKIISDHFGVAIEI